Below is a window of uncultured Umboniibacter sp. DNA.
GGTAGTTTGGACCACCGGCTTTAGGACCCGTTCCGGAAAGCCCGCAACCACCGAACGGCTGAACACCAACCACTGCACCAATGATATTTCGGTTCACATACACGTTGCCAGCGCCCGACTTCCGAACCGCGATATTAACATGGGAGTCGATTCGGCTATGAATGCCCATGGTAAGGCCGAAGCCGGTGCTATTGACTCGCTCAAACACCTTATCAAAGTCGGCCGCCTTATAACGTAACACGTGAACAACTGGGCCAAAGACTTCTTCGGTCAACGTCTCAAGGGAGTCAATTTCGTATAGGGTTGGCGGGAAGAATAGTCCACACTTAGTCGCCGAAGGTAGCTCACATTGATAGAGTAATTTAGCTGCGCCCTTCATTCGCGCTTCGTGGGACTTTAATCGCGCCAGCGCGGCTTCATCAATAACCGGGCCTACGTCAATGGAAGGATGAATTGGATTACCAATCTGTAATTCCTTCATGGCGCCACTAATCATTGCAATCACACCGTCCGCAATATCCTCTTGTACGAGTAATACTCGCAGGGCTGAACAACGCTGACCTGCACTCTGAAATCCAGAACGAATAACGTCGTCAGTAACCTGCTCGGGTAGCGCGGTTGAATCGACGATCATCGCATTCTGGCCACCTGTTTCAGCAACGATTACGGGCATTCTGCCACCACGCTTTGCTACCGTAGATTGTATGTGCTGAGCAGTCCGTGTTGAACCCGTAAACACTATGCCTGCTACTTCAGTATCCTCAAGTAGCGCGCCGCCTGCCGTCGCTCCATCTGTTGGAATGAGCTGTAAGACTTCTGACGGAATACCTGCTTCGTAGGCTAGCTCTACGGCTCGCTTAGCGACCATCATCGCCTGCTCAGAAGGCTTAGCAAGCACGGCGTTGCCCGCGGCTAAGGTGGCTGCTACCTGACCGAGGAAAATGGCTAGCGGGAAGTTCCAAGGACTGATGCACAATACTTTACCAAGCGGACTTCTGCCGCTGGACTTATCGGCGTCCATTGCATAGTAACGACAAAAATCAATCGCTTCGCGAATCTCTGCATCGGCATCGGTGGCTAATTTACCTGCCTCACGAATCAGTAACGCCGCCAACTCGACTTTATTTTCCTCTAATAAATCGGCCAGTTTTAAGAGCATCACCGCTCTAGCGGGGCTTCCTAACTGCGCCCAGGACTCATAGGACAAGCTCTGCAATGCAGCGCGACAATCTTCTGTAGACATAAGCTTGGTGGTGGCAATAGCCTCCGATACATCTGAAGGGTCAACAATATCGTAGGGCTTCCCTGAGAATTCGTTTTCAGCGAGACGTTTAATCACCGCATCGACCTCAGCGAGGCCTGAATATGCAACCGCTTGATCTGTGGCCAACTCGAGATTCCAACCATCGGAATTACTACGAGCGCCGAGAATCCGTTGCGGTAAATCAATTTTCGGGTGAGCTAACGAATCGTGTGCAAGCAGCTTTTCCGCGGGATCTTCAATAAGCTCTTCAGCAGGAATTGAAGGGTCAGAGATTTTATTCACGAAGCTTGAGTTCGCCCCGTTCTCAAGTAGACGACGAACCAAATAGGCCAAAAGATGCTCGTGCTCGCCAACCGGTGCATAAATACGCACCGGACCGTCATAAATACCCTGCTTCTTCATCCCCTCAAACAGGTGTTCGCCCATACCATGGAGACGCTGAAACTCAAAGCCAGTATGATCATCCGTCATCGCTAGAATATGACTAGTGGTGATGGCATTGTGGGTCGCGAATTGTGGATAGATCCAATCGCGGCTTGCCAATAGCTGCGCCGCGCAGACTTGGTAGCTAACGTCCGTTGTCTCTTTACGTGTAAACACCGGAAAATTCGGATGACCGCCCTCTTGAGCATGTTTAATCTCATAATCCCAATAGGCGCCCTTAACCAATCGAACCATCAT
It encodes the following:
- the putA gene encoding bifunctional proline dehydrogenase/L-glutamate gamma-semialdehyde dehydrogenase PutA, with the translated sequence MTFNFSTFANQIADVDRYFIRSESSVAQDLLQVTSTLTSQPDQIKAHALQLIKHIRESSKNTIGVESMLREYSLSEAEGILLMCLAESLLRVPDGLTADRLIADKIVAGDWGEYVGKGDSWLMNASSWGLFLTGKFLNLGKLDSERAKRSLTSTIRRVGEPVIRSSVKIAMAVMGKQFVLGEDLGEAFKKAARWEKEGYRYSYDMLGEGARTMADADRYFAAYADAIRSIAKAAKGAGPINGPGISIKLSALHPRYQFSQDQRVQQELFERLMELTLLARDADINLTVDAEEADRLALSLRLIERVMSDQRLGEWGGFGLAVQAYHKATPVVLNVIRELAQSNNRKMMVRLVKGAYWDYEIKHAQEGGHPNFPVFTRKETTDVSYQVCAAQLLASRDWIYPQFATHNAITTSHILAMTDDHTGFEFQRLHGMGEHLFEGMKKQGIYDGPVRIYAPVGEHEHLLAYLVRRLLENGANSSFVNKISDPSIPAEELIEDPAEKLLAHDSLAHPKIDLPQRILGARSNSDGWNLELATDQAVAYSGLAEVDAVIKRLAENEFSGKPYDIVDPSDVSEAIATTKLMSTEDCRAALQSLSYESWAQLGSPARAVMLLKLADLLEENKVELAALLIREAGKLATDADAEIREAIDFCRYYAMDADKSSGRSPLGKVLCISPWNFPLAIFLGQVAATLAAGNAVLAKPSEQAMMVAKRAVELAYEAGIPSEVLQLIPTDGATAGGALLEDTEVAGIVFTGSTRTAQHIQSTVAKRGGRMPVIVAETGGQNAMIVDSTALPEQVTDDVIRSGFQSAGQRCSALRVLLVQEDIADGVIAMISGAMKELQIGNPIHPSIDVGPVIDEAALARLKSHEARMKGAAKLLYQCELPSATKCGLFFPPTLYEIDSLETLTEEVFGPVVHVLRYKAADFDKVFERVNSTGFGLTMGIHSRIDSHVNIAVRKSGAGNVYVNRNIIGAVVGVQPFGGCGLSGTGPKAGGPNYLSRFLDYAPLKSQKFKYSGTGIESPPVRDAWRDLSVEQRWELLRQAEGEGVIVYHWAHDLVANKEVMPGPTGELNTLELRPRATVWIDPNVKHEQARGLILLALLAGNRVAMSSHADIPARWSCFAEHGAFELVDLPSREAHLKLLASGRFNVLVMAQDDELLAATAKVDGALPIIVDSFDQHLALQRFSHEVTVSVNTTAAGGNAALMATVD